A single region of the Bacteroidota bacterium genome encodes:
- a CDS encoding PP2C family protein-serine/threonine phosphatase, whose product MAHKKGPINIWREMKPASLRRFGLAAFLLFSVLGLLSILMESELRPHRWVFVVVQCAAYGGLAASLVLSPIRRWWITVFLLALWSAVLVLNSGGISFVFNEQGFRVHLGSAIGSSDIKAAVKQPGEPLVLTPEELSAIYTQRAIIGTAAIFLLVLGYVTFIRVVRLEVRERARLETEVTIARDIQQSLLPQAPLKTAWCEIAGLTVPMTEVGGDYFDCVELPGEMIAIAIADVTGHGVGAGILSAMTKSAFHSELEHDTSPDLVLRNVNRTVRTLSDEKTFVTFAYLRLERKNGRGLLSTAGHPPIFHRDGRTGTITQLRTAALGLGMRDDARFSNLELPCAPGDRLLLYTDGALELTNRKGEQFGSDRLAETFRAQDGGPEKICAGIVSELRSFSGDEEFRDDVTLVCIGLSAGMSGA is encoded by the coding sequence ATGGCGCATAAGAAGGGACCCATCAACATTTGGAGGGAAATGAAGCCCGCCTCGCTGCGCAGATTCGGTCTCGCTGCGTTTCTCCTCTTTAGCGTGCTGGGATTGCTCTCCATTCTGATGGAGTCGGAGCTGCGGCCCCACCGGTGGGTCTTCGTAGTGGTCCAGTGCGCGGCGTACGGCGGTCTCGCTGCAAGTCTCGTCCTCTCTCCCATCAGGCGCTGGTGGATCACCGTGTTTCTCCTCGCTCTCTGGTCCGCGGTCCTTGTCTTGAATTCCGGCGGGATCTCGTTCGTGTTCAACGAACAGGGCTTCCGGGTCCATCTCGGGAGTGCAATCGGAAGCTCCGACATCAAGGCGGCGGTCAAACAACCCGGGGAACCTCTCGTGTTGACCCCCGAGGAACTCAGCGCGATCTACACGCAGCGAGCCATCATCGGAACCGCGGCGATCTTCCTCCTTGTCCTCGGATATGTGACGTTTATCCGGGTTGTCCGCCTGGAGGTCAGGGAGCGCGCCCGGCTCGAGACCGAAGTCACCATCGCCCGCGATATTCAGCAGTCGCTCTTGCCCCAGGCGCCGCTGAAGACTGCATGGTGCGAGATCGCCGGTCTTACCGTCCCGATGACCGAGGTGGGAGGAGACTACTTCGACTGCGTGGAGCTGCCGGGGGAGATGATCGCAATCGCGATCGCGGATGTGACGGGTCATGGGGTCGGTGCGGGGATTCTCTCCGCGATGACCAAGAGCGCATTCCATTCGGAGCTCGAGCACGACACATCTCCCGATCTGGTCCTGCGGAACGTGAACCGGACCGTGCGCACGTTGTCGGATGAGAAGACCTTCGTGACATTCGCGTACCTCCGGTTGGAGAGGAAAAACGGGAGAGGTCTCTTATCGACAGCCGGACATCCCCCCATATTCCACCGGGATGGACGGACCGGGACGATCACGCAGCTCCGCACGGCGGCGCTCGGGCTCGGCATGCGGGACGACGCCCGTTTCAGCAACCTCGAGCTCCCCTGCGCGCCGGGTGACCGCCTGCTGCTCTACACCGACGGGGCGCTCGAACTTACCAACCGCAAGGGAGAGCAGTTCGGAAGCGACCGGCTGGCGGAAACCTTCAGGGCGCAGGACGGAGGGCCGGAGAAGATCTGCGCGGGGATTGTTTCGGAACTCCGCTCGTTCTCAGGCGATGAAGAGTTTCGCGACGATGTCACTCTGGTTTGCATCGGGCTGTCTGCCGGGATGTCTGGCGCGTAG
- a CDS encoding CDP-alcohol phosphatidyltransferase family protein, which translates to MSESEYKRSLKFPPSEEILDLLFYRPVAFVVVKAVARLPVTPNQVTLASLAAGLAAAAEFASGSRSGLIEGALLYALANVLDCADGQLARLQKSGTLLGRVVDGAADYLSGVAIFLGLGIGLASSGAAAWWLIAIAGVSSALQAMFFDRHQSEFISFAAGEPDFAAREITRFQTELRRIRLDGKEFFRPVLLQLYIRYLAVQQRFRGKEGVQRRSSGGEGLNRTLMIRLWSVLGPTTNRTLLIVCALAGRIDIYLWSIAVGGNAWLLAISALQALGASANPPASARGTP; encoded by the coding sequence ATGAGCGAGAGCGAATACAAACGGTCTTTAAAATTTCCCCCCTCGGAGGAGATTCTCGATCTTCTCTTCTACAGGCCTGTCGCCTTTGTGGTGGTCAAGGCGGTGGCGCGATTACCGGTCACGCCCAACCAGGTTACGCTCGCTTCGCTTGCGGCCGGGCTGGCGGCCGCAGCCGAATTTGCTTCGGGATCCCGCTCCGGCCTCATCGAGGGCGCCCTCCTCTACGCTTTAGCCAACGTGCTTGATTGTGCCGACGGGCAGCTTGCCAGACTCCAGAAAAGCGGCACGCTCCTCGGAAGGGTTGTGGACGGGGCGGCCGATTATCTTTCAGGTGTCGCCATCTTCCTCGGCCTGGGCATCGGGCTCGCATCGTCGGGTGCAGCGGCCTGGTGGTTGATCGCCATTGCGGGGGTGAGCAGCGCTCTCCAGGCAATGTTCTTCGACCGCCACCAGAGCGAGTTTATTTCCTTTGCAGCCGGGGAGCCGGATTTTGCCGCCCGGGAGATCACCCGGTTTCAAACGGAGCTTCGACGCATCCGGCTCGATGGGAAAGAGTTCTTCAGGCCCGTGTTATTGCAGCTCTACATCAGATATCTGGCGGTGCAACAGCGTTTTCGCGGGAAAGAAGGGGTGCAGAGACGATCCTCCGGCGGGGAGGGCCTTAACCGGACGCTTATGATCCGCCTCTGGAGCGTTCTCGGTCCGACGACCAACCGTACGTTACTCATCGTTTGCGCTCTGGCGGGACGAATCGACATCTATCTCTGGTCGATCGCCGTCGGCGGGAATGCATGGCTGCTCGCGATCTCCGCGCTGCAGGCACTTGGAGCGTCCGCCAACCCGCCAGCATCCGCACGGGGAACCCCGTAG
- a CDS encoding CDP-alcohol phosphatidyltransferase family protein codes for MARPGAFTLYRRTLKSDEFYADELINIFLLRPLAALVVWLVYPLRVTPNDVTIAAIAVGFASAYDYWLGTSGAIALAGVLIVLKDILDDADGQLARAKELYSRRGRFLDSVGDFAVNLALFAGITSAVHRVHPNGLTLLLGALSLLGITLRVSYHVFYQVSFLHRENRYKLNRISEEITDEDRTGDPVALRLQRAFVLIYGWQDRLMAGIDRWSMGERFDETHTDLWYSDRFGLRLSGLMGFGTEYILLAAFSWWNMLDAYLLFNVFILNGVWLSSVLYRRIVLAKNLAQELSS; via the coding sequence ATGGCCCGCCCAGGTGCGTTCACGCTCTACCGCCGGACGCTCAAATCGGATGAGTTCTACGCCGACGAGCTGATCAATATTTTTCTCCTCCGGCCCCTCGCCGCACTGGTCGTCTGGCTCGTCTATCCGCTGCGGGTGACACCGAACGATGTGACGATCGCAGCGATCGCGGTTGGGTTCGCTTCGGCGTATGACTATTGGCTCGGCACTTCGGGCGCGATTGCCCTCGCCGGAGTACTTATCGTCCTGAAGGACATCCTGGACGACGCGGACGGACAGCTCGCGCGGGCGAAAGAGCTTTATTCCCGTCGGGGGAGATTCCTCGATTCGGTGGGCGACTTTGCGGTAAACCTGGCCCTGTTTGCCGGGATTACTTCTGCGGTCCACAGGGTCCATCCGAACGGTTTGACGCTCCTCCTCGGAGCGCTTTCGCTCCTCGGGATCACGCTCCGGGTTTCCTACCATGTGTTCTACCAGGTTTCATTCCTGCACCGGGAGAACCGGTACAAGCTGAACCGGATCAGCGAGGAAATAACGGACGAGGACCGCACAGGCGACCCCGTCGCCCTCCGGTTGCAACGGGCTTTCGTCCTGATCTACGGCTGGCAGGACCGGCTGATGGCGGGGATTGACCGGTGGAGCATGGGGGAGCGGTTCGACGAGACGCACACGGACCTCTGGTACTCCGACCGGTTCGGGCTCCGTCTCTCAGGGCTGATGGGATTCGGCACCGAGTATATCCTGCTCGCGGCGTTTTCGTGGTGGAACATGCTCGACGCGTACCTCCTGTTCAACGTGTTCATCCTGAACGGAGTCTGGCTTTCGAGCGTCCTCTACCGGAGGATTGTCCTTGCGAAGAACCTGGCGCAGGAATTGTCATCCTGA
- a CDS encoding zinc ribbon domain-containing protein: MSERYKNCQSCGMPLSRDEQGGGTEANGAKSSTYCSHCYQGGKFTMPEMTLGQMQDRVRGKMKEMRIPGFLGYFFVKKIPTLKRWETNA, translated from the coding sequence ATGTCGGAACGGTACAAGAATTGTCAAAGTTGCGGAATGCCGCTCTCCAGGGACGAACAGGGGGGCGGAACGGAAGCGAATGGGGCAAAGAGTTCGACCTATTGCAGCCATTGTTATCAGGGGGGCAAGTTCACCATGCCGGAAATGACCCTCGGGCAAATGCAGGACCGGGTGAGGGGCAAGATGAAGGAAATGCGGATTCCCGGTTTCCTCGGCTACTTCTTCGTGAAGAAGATTCCCACGCTCAAACGGTGGGAGACGAACGCATAG
- a CDS encoding ATP-dependent helicase, which translates to MRHKYTKKLFTNKSGGSLPQLVVAEDENNQSKFVVQKILDLREEGVPLEEIAVLFRSSFHSFDLEIELTKANIPFVKFGGYKFIETAHVKDMIAYLRVIENPRDVVAWNRILLLIDGIGPRSAEKIIDDILERRSGQSSAFWAEYTSYPASVKELFELLRSMSADRSSPADKVSRLITYYHPMFRKQYDDHTKRKKDLEAFENIAARYDDIGSLLTDLALEPPTESIADVTSPGKEQEYLVLSTIHSAKGLEWNSVFLIYALDGRFPTSRAVDDIEQMEEERRLMYVACTRAQEHLFITYPINIYDRETGMILTKPSRFLEGLDEKLIEPWVVGGLPA; encoded by the coding sequence GTGCGCCACAAGTACACCAAGAAACTCTTCACGAACAAATCCGGCGGCTCGCTTCCGCAGCTGGTGGTGGCGGAAGACGAAAACAACCAGTCGAAATTCGTCGTCCAAAAGATCCTGGACCTGCGCGAGGAGGGCGTCCCGCTGGAGGAGATCGCGGTGCTCTTCCGCTCCTCCTTCCATTCCTTCGATCTCGAGATCGAGCTCACGAAGGCGAATATCCCGTTCGTGAAGTTCGGGGGGTACAAGTTCATCGAAACCGCCCACGTGAAGGATATGATCGCGTATCTTCGCGTCATCGAGAACCCGAGGGACGTCGTCGCGTGGAACCGGATCCTGCTCCTGATCGACGGGATCGGTCCGAGGAGCGCGGAGAAGATCATCGACGATATCCTCGAGCGGCGCTCCGGACAGTCGTCGGCCTTCTGGGCCGAATACACCTCGTATCCGGCGAGCGTGAAAGAACTCTTTGAGCTCTTGCGCTCGATGAGCGCGGACCGGTCCTCGCCCGCCGACAAGGTCTCGCGCCTCATCACCTACTATCATCCGATGTTCAGGAAGCAGTACGACGATCACACGAAACGAAAAAAGGACCTCGAAGCGTTTGAGAACATCGCCGCCCGCTACGACGATATCGGCTCGCTTCTGACCGACCTCGCCCTCGAGCCGCCGACCGAGAGCATCGCCGACGTGACTTCTCCGGGGAAAGAGCAGGAATACCTGGTCCTCTCGACGATCCACAGCGCGAAAGGGCTTGAATGGAACAGCGTCTTTCTCATCTACGCGCTCGACGGCCGGTTCCCCACCTCGCGGGCCGTGGACGACATCGAACAGATGGAGGAGGAACGCCGGCTCATGTACGTGGCCTGCACGCGGGCGCAGGAACACCTGTTTATCACCTACCCGATCAATATCTACGACAGGGAGACCGGCATGATCCTGACAAAACCGTCGAGATTTCTCGAAGGATTGGATGAAAAGCTGATCGAACCGTGGGTTGTCGGCGGGTTACCGGCCTGA
- a CDS encoding ATP-dependent helicase: MKRYELKKRPDELHLVHPQRFLIDYKNQLNSAQHDAVTSIDGPHLIIAGAGTGKTRTIVYRVAYLVELGARPEHILLLTFTRRAAQEMLRRASILLDHRCEKVSGGTFHSFANYVLRRHASLLGYDRAFTILDQRDAEDVVSLIRTRLKLDTKERRFPRKETLYDLYSRSINTITPVENILAADYPHYLEQLDDICSVFHSYADYKSAHNLMDYDDLLLNLVRLLKEHEPVRAEISGKYRYIMVDEYQDTNKLQSEIVKLLAYRHQNLMVVGDDSQSIYSFRGATIRNILEFPEDFPECKVITLEENYRSTQAILDVANEILRRALD; encoded by the coding sequence ATGAAACGATACGAACTGAAGAAGCGCCCGGATGAGCTTCACCTCGTTCACCCGCAGCGTTTTCTGATCGATTACAAGAATCAGCTGAATTCCGCCCAGCACGACGCCGTCACCTCGATCGACGGGCCCCATCTGATCATCGCCGGAGCGGGGACCGGGAAGACGCGGACGATCGTCTACCGGGTCGCCTACCTCGTCGAGCTCGGAGCCAGGCCCGAACACATTCTCCTCCTGACCTTTACCCGGAGAGCCGCCCAGGAGATGCTCCGGCGGGCATCCATCCTCCTCGACCACCGGTGTGAAAAGGTCTCCGGAGGAACGTTCCATTCGTTCGCAAATTACGTCCTGCGCAGGCACGCATCCCTTCTCGGCTACGACCGGGCCTTTACGATACTCGACCAGCGCGACGCGGAGGATGTCGTCAGCCTGATCCGGACGCGCCTCAAACTCGACACCAAGGAGCGAAGGTTTCCCCGGAAAGAGACGTTGTACGATCTCTACAGCCGGTCGATCAATACCATCACCCCCGTCGAGAACATCCTCGCGGCGGATTATCCGCATTACCTCGAGCAGCTCGACGACATCTGCTCGGTCTTTCACTCCTACGCCGATTACAAGTCGGCCCACAACCTGATGGATTACGACGATCTCCTTTTGAACCTCGTGCGGCTTTTGAAGGAACATGAGCCGGTCAGAGCCGAGATCTCCGGAAAGTACCGGTATATCATGGTGGACGAGTATCAGGATACGAACAAATTGCAGTCGGAGATCGTGAAACTGCTCGCCTACCGCCACCAGAACCTGATGGTCGTGGGGGACGACTCACAGTCGATCTATTCCTTCAGGGGCGCCACGATCCGCAACATCCTGGAGTTTCCGGAAGACTTCCCGGAGTGCAAGGTCATTACGCTGGAGGAGAATTACCGGAGCACGCAGGCGATCCTCGATGTTGCGAACGAGATCTTAAGGCGGGCGCTCGACTAG
- a CDS encoding NAD(P)/FAD-dependent oxidoreductase: MTDVIILGAGAAGLMCAIEAGKRGRSVLVLERNKRIGEKIRISGGGRCNFTNRVTEHEHYISENPHFCKSALARFTPDDFISLVNKHRIAYHEKTLGQLFCDGSSLEIIKMLEKECGDSGVRIVSDCRISDVRKRDRFVVTTGAGEFESGSLVIATGGLSIPKLGATDFGYRIARQFGLKTTQTAPGLVPITFGKEDLPFFKSLSGVSHEAVVRSDGEEFRENILFTHRGLSGPAILQISSYWKGGDAITIDLSPDAGVQEFLSGKRKAGGELSTALSEILPRRLAKQLCELYGWSKPVQGYTNEELLSIAARLHDWKLKPDGTEGYGKAEVTRGGVDTNELSSKTMEAREVPGLYVVGEVVDVTGHLGGYNFQWAWASGFVAGQYA; the protein is encoded by the coding sequence ATGACTGACGTGATCATACTCGGCGCAGGGGCGGCGGGCCTCATGTGCGCGATCGAGGCGGGCAAGAGGGGAAGATCGGTCCTCGTGCTCGAGCGGAATAAGAGGATCGGTGAGAAGATACGGATCTCGGGGGGCGGGAGGTGCAATTTTACCAACAGGGTGACCGAACACGAGCATTATATTTCGGAAAACCCCCATTTCTGCAAGTCGGCCCTTGCCCGGTTCACCCCCGATGATTTCATCTCCCTCGTCAACAAACACCGGATCGCGTATCACGAAAAGACTCTCGGCCAGCTCTTCTGCGACGGGTCGTCGCTCGAAATCATCAAAATGCTCGAAAAAGAATGCGGCGATTCAGGCGTTCGCATTGTTTCCGATTGCCGGATATCGGACGTGCGCAAGCGGGACCGGTTCGTGGTCACGACGGGCGCAGGGGAGTTCGAGTCCGGTTCGCTGGTCATCGCAACGGGCGGATTGTCCATCCCGAAGCTCGGAGCGACGGACTTCGGATACAGGATCGCCCGACAGTTCGGTTTGAAGACTACGCAAACGGCCCCGGGGCTCGTCCCGATCACGTTCGGCAAGGAAGATCTCCCGTTTTTCAAGTCGCTCAGCGGCGTCTCCCACGAAGCAGTCGTCCGCTCCGACGGGGAGGAGTTCCGGGAGAATATCCTCTTTACGCATCGCGGTCTCAGCGGCCCGGCGATACTTCAAATATCCTCGTACTGGAAGGGAGGGGATGCGATTACGATCGATCTGTCTCCGGATGCCGGAGTTCAGGAATTCCTTTCCGGGAAACGCAAAGCCGGAGGGGAGCTTTCGACGGCCCTCTCAGAAATACTCCCGAGACGACTGGCGAAACAGTTGTGCGAACTGTACGGATGGTCGAAGCCCGTTCAAGGATACACAAACGAGGAACTCCTGTCGATTGCAGCCCGGCTCCACGACTGGAAGCTGAAACCGGATGGCACCGAAGGCTATGGGAAGGCGGAAGTCACACGGGGCGGCGTCGACACGAACGAGCTCTCCTCCAAGACCATGGAAGCAAGAGAAGTCCCCGGGTTGTACGTAGTCGGGGAGGTGGTGGACGTTACCGGGCACCTGGGTGGGTACAATTTCCAGTGGGCGTGGGCATCGGGGTTTGTGGCAGGGCAGTATGCCTGA